TTGCTCTTGAAAGTTTTCCCAAACCTGTGTCTTTGTCAGCCCCGAAGAGCAGAGATGGAGGGTTGGGATGGACCAGAAGCTGCATGTAGTTCAGTGCAAACTTCTCAATGTAATCCCTGAGATGGTCTTTCTCATACATACGCTTGAGAAAAGCCAAGGCAGTGGTCCGCAcctgaaaataaagacatggtaattaaataaatatgacaacCACAGAAGAAACATCAGCTCAGCAAACTGTGAGAGTGTGAGTTACGCATGAATAGGATCTGGACAAGAGATGGTATGACCTTCTCTTTTTCATGTGAGCTGAGATCCAGAAGCACATGCAGATACTGAAACTGCCTGGAGGGCCGTTTGACGATAAGCTCCTTCAGAGTCGTCATGCCCAAATACACCCGAGACTGAAACAAaggtcacaaaaaaaacagttgagtGGACATAAAGGGAACTAGCTCTAAATTCAAAGCTGTGTCTCTTATTCACGTCACGTACCTCGTCCTCACAGTAGCGTCGGATTACTTCCAGTGCTGATTCTGTTATAATGGGAGCCTCCAGTACCAACTTTGTGAAAAGTCTGGAAGAGATAGGCTCCACAGTTTGAGCAAATGAACAGGAACAAGCCTTGTTTGACCATTTTCAGTCATCTTAGAACACAACCAGCGCACCACTTCAGTCCTTATGaataaaggtgcaatgtgtatgATAGGCCGCCACCACACATGCGGATGATATATAAAATAGCAGTGCTTTTTGACCGTTTCTCAGAGTGTCAGCAGTTAGGTCGAACTCTGTGTATTCTGGCCCTGCTGTTAGTTAGTagttagcttttctttttttaataactcatGGCTGTAAATGTAGATTTGCAAATGCTGCCCTCTAGGATGTGGCTAAGATTTACACATTGCACTTTTAAATAAGAGctagagaaataaaagaaagctgCAAACGTGAGACTAATGAGTTTTTAGTCTCACCCGTCCCTCTGCTCGGGTTTCTCCTGCAGGCCCGACAGCAGAGTGTATAGACAGTGGTCGTAGCTGTCCAGCAGCCCGTTTGGCAGGTGGCTGAGGTAAGTGTTGTACTCTTGGTAGAGGAGGGAAAAGGCCAGGTCACTCCTCGTCCTGATGTCATCCAGAATGAATTCCAGCACGTCTTCTTTCATCATCCCTTCAAACTGTGTCACAAGCTTGGAGAGGAGCTTCACTCTGACCTGCCAAACAGATCTGCTGTGGTTATGCTTTGAAACAGGCACTTCTGATGTGCTAAATAAACCTCAAGTGCAACTTAATCCTAATGAAGAAAATGAGGGATTGACCATGTGGTGATTACTTACATGGGACATGCCACTTTGAGCAATCGTCTTCTCGGAATGCAGGATGCGTTTGAGCGCTTTGGAGGTTAACTTTTCGATCTCGGTGTCCGATAACGGCTGGACGACGTCTGACAATCGAAACACCTTTTTCCTCCCACTTGGCCCTGCCAttctgtaacaaaacaaaatcatgcaGGGTAATGTGTCTGACTTAACCAAAGACGTGGGCTTACAATACTTTTTCTGCCATCTTTGTGTTGGAGCCAGAACTCACTTGGTTTGTCCCGTAGGGAGGATGGGTTCAGGAAGCCTCTTGACTACGACGGGAGCCTCTGGAGGtggagtcttttctttttcgtAACCTCCCACCACAGAGATGGCTTGTCCAACCATCACAGCTGGGACTTTGCGCTTGATGAACGGGTCTTTGGCCGCAGAGTCCTCGTCGTTGCCTTCGCCCTTCCCTGCATCGTCTTCTCTGGCCTTGCACTGCTCAAGTCCTAAgatgttatgtttttaattagagCCCAGACATTATACAGTAGAATACCAAATTAATAGCAACATCAAGCTGACAGTTacttttaaactgtaaaatttACTGGAAATCAtgagaaacaataaaaaaaaaaatacacattttaaatttgaatacattaaaaGTAAAGGTCATATATGCAGAAATTCTcaccaataaaacattaattaactGTAGTTTCTGCAATATACTCCATTACTGATGCTGTCAACCTCACACTGACAATGAAACTTCAGGAGTTTACTGAACCCAAATAGCCCTACACATGGTCCTCCTTGTTCAACCACAacttgttgtatttttcacattGAGTAGACAGAAacaagagtggtatcaatcttttcatccaactctcagcaagaaagttaAAAAGCGCACTTCCAAAAATATCATCAAACTGAAATGCGAAAAAAACTTAACCGTGCTGGATGACTTTCTCACTAACCTGGACCAATCCCAGCTCCAGTCATCTGCGTGGCCATCAACCTGGCCAGATGTTTAATTTGGGCATCAGTGCCCGCTGACTCAACAGGTGTGTATGTGGCCTGGAAGGATGCCGGCATGACATCAGGCAGATACACCATGCTGATGAGCACCTGAGCAACCAGACAGAGATAAAGGCTGAACTGTCACACAGTCGGTCttaaaggagaggaaaaaaccCCCCAGAAAAAAAGGCCACTGCTGCTCACCAGGTTGGCTACATTATCAGGGGAGAGCAGAGGGTGCAGGAACTCAGCTGTGAGGTCAATGGCAGACTGTGCTACTGGGACAGCAGCAGGTTTAGGAACCGAGAGCGGGGCTGGCTCCTCCTTGTCCTCGTCATCCTCAATCAGGGCCGGTTCTGaatacaaatgaacaaaaatcaaATATACTCATTTTTACAATCAAGCTGCAGGGGTTTGTGtccaacactttatttttttaagattagaTCATGTCCATCAGGCTTGGTTGACTCAATttaaagatttctttttttttcttttccattgaCTGTGATTTAGAATGAGTCACCCTGATAGATATAGCACACTGATTCTACAAGTAAACGTTATTCTTCAAGGCAGTAAAGTTCTAAAAAACCACAGAAATGTAATGTTGTATGCAGAACGAGTTAGAGCTACAATATTGTTTgcattctcttttatttttttcaagcaacTTCAAAAAATATGTTCCATAAATGTCTTTGCTTCCCAAACCAGTGCAGCAGACACAGTCTTATGATAACCCATATATATTAAATCGATTGTATGTGATTGCTATCCTCTACTCACCCATCTTGAccttttttccctctgtgtATTCTTCATGGCGGGGCCTTTTGCGCTGCTCACGTGGTGCAGGAGTGGAGCGTGTTATTTCACTCTGGGGCATTCCCAGGTCCAGCAGCAGAGTGCTAATCTGACCCTGGAACTCCAGGCTGCAGGGATGCTTGAGGACCGCCACCAAGTGCAGTTTCAGATTCTTTCGCACGCTGCTGACCTGAGACTTGGCCAGAGTGGGAGGCAGGTTTGCTAAAGAGGTTGAAGTatacaggggggaaaaaaagacaaaaagcaattaatataatatgatgtaCAGTCAAATAATGATGTATTTAGCACAAAGATTTAcactacaaaaaacaacaacactacagATATTAGTATGAACATCTGCTTGACacacttgtttttaaatggtgtTGTGGGATTGTGAACATGACACGGTCTGAGAAGCGCTTACCATGCAACGTCTCATATGCCTGCACGACCTCTGACATGAACATTGGCCTCTGACGGGCGATAGTGGCcagggagccgagtgttgtggtgAGGTTAATGCTGGAAATGGCCGGATGGACCATGAacttcagcagcttctccaGTGCAGTCTTTCCCTCCTCACACAACACATCTGTTGATTCCAACAGCATCAAGATATCAGTTCTAAAAAGGTGAGCTTTAATGGACTGgactaaaaagaaaagaacatgttAACACATTATGTCCAACATGGAGCAGGATTCTAAATATCCTTACCGTAACGAATGTACGAGTGATCTTTGGGAACTTTGTCCAGGCTGGTGTCACTCTCCTGTCGCTTGGGAACGTCAGAGTCTGACGTCCGCGGTGACAGTGTGATGATTAAGGATTCTGTGAACTTGATGGCGTGAGTGCGAACGCCGTCATTTTCAGAGTCCAGCAAGGCCAGGACATCACCTTTCATCTGTGTGACTAGATCCCAGCATGCCTCCTGCCTCTCTGATACCGCTTTAGAGCGCACCAACCACTGGCCAGgaagagacagaagtaaagggTTTAAAAAGTGACAACAAATAATTGTAGTAGTAACTTGATTTGTTGTATATTCCTATGAAAAAACAGACTAAATCAGATCTAGATTTACTCTTTGGGCTAAATCACAGGAGTCCAAAATCTGTaagtgagaatattttaaaaatgaggcATGTATTTACCTGCAGAGAAACTTTGTACAGTTGGGTAAGTGTAAGGATGGCTTTCTTCACCACGTTCACACTATCATCCTTCAGCAACATGTTAAGATTGGCGACCAGTCGGAGGAGAAGTTCATTGTCCCTTTTActggaaaaaacattaaaaagacagaCTGAGATAACTGCAAAACACTTTCTTTCACACACGTGGAATTTAGAGCCATGAGACTGGAAGACTTGTCCGTCTTATAACTCACCATGCTTCCTCTATGAAGCCAATGACAAATTTTCTCACGTCCATAGACTTGTCAGTCTGAAAGGCGATCAACTCCTACAGGGTGAATAGGCCAATGGAAGAACAATTATGACATAACCTTTTTGTTTACTACCATGTCGTTATAAGTCTACTGCACAATTTGCCATTTTATACTCAACACAGCTTATTCATTCAAATAGCTTAACTTAGGGTCAAACAACAGTTAGATTAGAGAGCTGCATAAAGATGTACTTACATCCAAGAAATTGTCAAGAAGAGAGGGGTCCTTGTTAATGATGAGCTCCTGGACCTGAAAAGGATAAAAGTTCATTGATTCAGTATTGTAATCGATCAACTTTCTGCTTCATAGGGATCCGGGTAGCCTCATATCCCAGCACATGCGTGGGCAGAAAGCAGAGGGAGCACCCAGAACAGGTTGTAGTACATTGCAGTGAAAAAGCCTAGTAATAGTTGGGAAACTTGTATTTAGGGAAAATACAATCATATGCACAGATGTGCAACCAATTTTGCATTAGTCTTGTGTAGCCATAGCTATCTCTACAGCACGGTATCTGGGCTAAAAAAGGTCTGGCTCCACACATTATCATTCTGCTACATGGGTAATTAAAAGAACAATATAGCTTGTTTGTATTTCGTCACAATCATCATGTGGCGGCGCTAAGTGCGGGATGAACCACGGTTACCCGATTTGTCAGAAATATAATACCTCAGAAAGTcctcaacaaacacacacaaaaaaacaattcaagacacaattatatataacacactaatgacaaaaagaagaacagaacaACCAGCAAACAATTAAGTAAACAACAATCTAAATAAGAAGATTATAAACAAATTTGATAAACAGACTACAAACCTGTTTGAGCACTGTCAGCTTTTCATCTGTGGGTATCAGGGCAGCCTGGTTCAGCAGATCCACCACCTGGATCAGCACAAGCAAATTGAATGAACTTTTCCCATTAcaggcatttatttttatacatgaaaATCACAACATAACTACACATTACATGAAAATGGATGTCTGGCTGCACCCTAACCAAAATCATTCTGATTCTAATATTGTGAGCAAGAGCTGCTTTCAATCATttctacttattattattatattcctttattgactTCCTTTACTTAACACTAATTGTTGAGATTGCCTATAAAGTGGAAAGAGTTTCAACTTATGtaatcatctttaaaaaaaaaccaaccctTTCCACAGTCTTTCATAGTGGTTAGAATAACCGTGCCACATGTAAATAGAAATCAAGGGACTTTAACTGAGAATAGTGATTTTTTTGAAACACATGTTATTGGTCAATAACCTTAGTTCAACCTAGCAGACCATAGAAACTATATGAGGTTAATCAGCAGCTCCAGACATCGCCTTCATAGAGACTGTAACCTGATTCATTAGCAATGTTGTTCTACATCATTATTGTGAGTATACAGTGTTAATTCACAGGTAATTCACTGTGAAGTTGACCATGACACTTACTGTGATActaatttttactttttgtacagTTTAGtgctacagaaaaaaaatctgcaaacatGCCAAAGCTTGGTCAGCCAGATAAAAAGCAATGCAGTAAGAATGTGTGTGAACTGATGCCAAGGCCATGAATAGGTTCAGCTCTAAACAATCTCAAGCTAAATCGTTACAGATGGCATTACCCAAGGACTCTGCTGTATCCATAATAATCCCAGATCTAACTTACTAAAGCAGTATTAGGATGCAAACAACTTACCCTTTCACTGGTGGTCATGTCGACGACATTGGGAGTGAGTTgagtttcctcctcctctgaagcaAACTCCATGATGCTGCTCTGCTTCTTCCTCTATATGGACATCATGGTCTTCAAAATCCTGTGTAGAACTGTAACCTGTGTATCACACAAccgcattaataataataataataaaaaagttatttgacGTTGTTTTAAAGATCACAATAACGTCACGACTGTTAGCGTGCTACACAAAATGATCATACCAATTGACATAATTGTTTGATATTTGCTCGCCATTAAATACTAGAATGCATTGTAGATGCAAGGTGTTAATAACAAGGCCTTATCGCTGAGTGTCACAATCATAAATGCGTCGCTCGTAGCAGCGCGCTAGCCCCGTGCTAACCGTGCTGCTAACGCTGCAAGCTGTTTTACCATCACGACAGATGCTACACTTACTCACCGCTGCACAGACTCTTTACTTCGTCGTAGCAACAGTAATCAAACGTGACCAGTGTGACAGACGTAATCGTATAGTAGCTTTAATATAGACAATAAGTTCAACAACTCTGCTCTATTAGGAAAGCTGCCatgtttaattgaaaaaaaaaaaccttgttggTCTTCTTCTACTGTTTGAAAAGCGCAGCATAGAAGCAGCGCCGCCTGCTGGACACATGACGGAGGGTGCAGAAACAATGTGGTCTATTATGATAGTTATGATACCTGGATATGTTTAGTAACGTTATGTTAGAACTACATATGCATTTAAAAGCCATATGCCTATATATGCCATGAGTGGAATCATTTgttaattgtgttgtttgtttgtttgtttgtttgtttgtttgtttgtttgtttgtttgtttgtttgtttgtttgtttgtttgtttgtttgtttgtttgggagcCCCTGCCACAGACTCCTGATCAGCACCACTGACAGCGACAAAACTTAAAAGATGGCCTACCCAGTTTAAACATAACACTTAATCCTTTTTATTCTGAAAcaggagtaaaaaaaatccaaatataaaacttaaaaatgacaataaattcaGGACTAGTTTAGAAGGTGCAGCTGTGCTAGATGGCAGTCCAAGTttagttattttagttttagttttagttttagttattgtggattttttatttttacttacttacttacttacttacttacttacttatttaaaatacttgtttgttttttctactatgtaccttgtttgcactatatctatgctgctgtaatcctgtaaatttccccgctgtgggactaataaaggattattttatcttaagtCTCTCGATAGTGCAACAGCATTAATAGATTGGAAAGAGAGCTTTCTTGGAAATCTCCTTTTGGTGATTTGAATTGGAAAATGGCATAAAGAATATCAGCCAAATagtataacaataaataataaagtgattttttttttttctttagtattgtattcattattaaatgaaaatgatttcatttgagATTTTACATAGCAAATATAATTTAAGCATGTTTTGGAAAGAGGATTTGAACTACTTCTATACCAAATCATTAAGGATCCATTGAGAGAGGTACAATAACTGAGTTTAATTATTTACTGAATACAGATTTGGAGAATAGAGTTGTGCTTAGATTTATACATATGATTATTTCTGTTCAGATATGTTATTTGCCCTGTTTGTATTTACAATAAGTTCCTATTATTCTTCTTCTTAACAAAACaccattacatttaatttttctGGACTGTCATTGATGTGGGTGGTGaaagctgtgtgtctgtcagctTCAGCAATTGTTTTAAGAAATATACCCCTTTACATCTCTCTCAGCTATATAACAACCACATACTGTTATGCAATTAGCTCTGATGTAAATGTTTAGTAAGTAGTAACCGTCAAAATCCACAATGGACAGAATGAATGAATCtgatttaaccctttcatgcatagaggtcactacagtggacagctatttcaaatgttgttatcttgtatatgcatgggttttgatggcatagttgcacatcagccactacaatagctgtccactgtagtgacctctatgcatgaaagggttaaaaaaaaataagtctgaaTTGTGTGACCAAATTCTCCAGCCTAAAACTTCATATCCCAGAAGTCTCTGCAGCACGTAAGTGATGTCACCTGATAACGAAGAGTGGAGGGTGTGCTAATGTTTACAACCATTTGGCTGTCAATCATTTCATCGTAAAAACTGGGATTTGGTCGATATTTCAGCAGCATATGTATCGACAAAGTGCATAATGGTGCAAACTAAATGACCTCGTCTCGCAATCAGGTAAACAGACTCCTCTGGTTCATCATTTGATCACTTAATCAAGAAAGCTGGTTAGCGCTTAGCTCGTCAATGTTAGTGATCTGATATTGATAAACAAGTGAATTTAGCTCATCGATTATCTGCTTACGTTGACTACACAACTCAGCGGGACTTGAACCGTCTCCTGTCAATGACATGGCGATGACGTTAAATCTAAATGCAGCCTATATAAGGGTTGTTTACTTCCAGTCTGCAACAATTTATTAGCTCGTATAATCGTTAGCTTGTAAGCTGCTTCGCTAGCTCTCAGGGTCTGAAGAAGCGGCTCATCCGACCACGAGAACTGTGATGGGATTCACACACATAGCTGAGCTAACGTTACCTGtttacaaatgcaaaaaaaacaacaaaaaaacagtgaagtAAGCTCAATCTTAAAATGTGTAGCTACGTACAGAACTGTTTTGTATACATTAAGTTGTTTACTATGCACCACCCACAGCTGACGTAGCTTAGCTCACTTCTACAACCTTACTCTTCTTTAACGCAGGGACGTAGAGATGTAAACACATTTGTCTTAATGAGGTATTTGGTTGCATTAGAGTTGCATACTGTGACTTATTAGAGAGGTGGCATTTGCACTGATGTTCACCTTGACATATTAGACTTGGTTGTCGGTATGAAAACGTAACTTTggtgtttctatttttcttcttgtcgCAGGGTTTTGTTGCCTGTGATTCCCCTGGTTGCTCTCGATT
The Anoplopoma fimbria isolate UVic2021 breed Golden Eagle Sablefish chromosome 16, Afim_UVic_2022, whole genome shotgun sequence genome window above contains:
- the sympk gene encoding symplekin, encoding MEFASEEEETQLTPNVVDMTTSERVVDLLNQAALIPTDEKLTVLKQVQELIINKDPSLLDNFLDELIAFQTDKSMDVRKFVIGFIEEACKRDNELLLRLVANLNMLLKDDSVNVVKKAILTLTQLYKVSLQWLVRSKAVSERQEACWDLVTQMKGDVLALLDSENDGVRTHAIKFTESLIITLSPRTSDSDVPKRQESDTSLDKVPKDHSYIRYDVLCEEGKTALEKLLKFMVHPAISSINLTTTLGSLATIARQRPMFMSEVVQAYETLHANLPPTLAKSQVSSVRKNLKLHLVAVLKHPCSLEFQGQISTLLLDLGMPQSEITRSTPAPREQRKRPRHEEYTEGKKVKMEPALIEDDEDKEEPAPLSVPKPAAVPVAQSAIDLTAEFLHPLLSPDNVANLVLISMVYLPDVMPASFQATYTPVESAGTDAQIKHLARLMATQMTGAGIGPGLEQCKAREDDAGKGEGNDEDSAAKDPFIKRKVPAVMVGQAISVVGGYEKEKTPPPEAPVVVKRLPEPILPTGQTKMAGPSGRKKVFRLSDVVQPLSDTEIEKLTSKALKRILHSEKTIAQSGMSHVRVKLLSKLVTQFEGMMKEDVLEFILDDIRTRSDLAFSLLYQEYNTYLSHLPNGLLDSYDHCLYTLLSGLQEKPEQRDGLFTKLVLEAPIITESALEVIRRYCEDESRVYLGMTTLKELIVKRPSRQFQYLHVLLDLSSHEKEKVRTTALAFLKRMYEKDHLRDYIEKFALNYMQLLVHPNPPSLLFGADKDTEVASPWTEETVRQCLFLYLSLLPLNHRLVHELASVYTEAIADIKRSVLRAIEQPIRGMGMNSPELLLLVENCPKGAETLVTRCLHILTDKVPPSPELVERVRDLYHKRVPDVRFLIPVINGLEKNEVIQALPKLIKLNPIVVKEVFNRLLGTQHSEGSSSVSPLTPGDLLIALHNIDSTKCDMKSIIKATNLCFGEKNVYTSEVLAVVMQQLMEQSPLPILLMRTVIQSLTMYPRLGGFVMNILSRLIVKQVWKYPKVWEGFVKCCQRTKPQSYSVLLQLPPAQLTSVFERCPEMRDPLLQHVLSFTPHQQAHIPASIMLVLEAHKKPEPKPVEPVVEKEMEPAPAPVEEEAPTVTLERPETPEQQPPAVMKDEEEPMEQEEPAPVMQEETADSGSQEELTNAEETQSTQPEPVEEPMEETQPEPSDPQEPVKDAEADVTEPEAGSGSEDVE